Genomic window (Magnolia sinica isolate HGM2019 chromosome 10, MsV1, whole genome shotgun sequence):
CCTTCAGATAAtcatcttttccttctttttcttcttctccttgtttCCCCATCATCGACTCATAAAGCTCACAGAATTCATGCAAATCTATCAGCCCATCTCCATTTGAATCAAACTGTTCGATCATGGCAGCGACTTGCTTGTCACCAGTGAAGAGGCCCAACTTCTCCAATGACTCTTCCAACTCTTGTTTGGTGATGAACCCGTTGCCGTTGTGGTCGAAGGTGGCGAAGACCATCTCGAGCTCGGccctgtcgatcttcttggtgAGTCCCACGGGAGGGAGTGGTGGTGATTTGGGGAAGAGGGAAAGGAGCCATGCAAACAACTTGGAAGGGGAGAAGTAGAAAAGGGAGTTGAGGAGGCCACATATGAAGAGTACAGATAACAAGACTAGCATCATCATGTGTATGATTTTTTTCTAACAAagactaaaaagaagaagaagacgaaccaGAAACAAAGCTCCTACCTGGAAGAGAGATATGAAAGACAGGTATGAAGCAGGCTGcttgccttttctttttctcttctttttcggTTGGAGGGGACGAGTGGAAGAAACGCGGTTGTTgatggttggccccacaaagcGCGTGAAACAATAACTTAATGTTGCATTCAATGCTCTCCTgaaacaatagagagagagatgtttgACTTGTCTGAACAGGCCCAGATGCAACCTTGATGTGTTTGGAGTCAATATagttggacggttgagatgtggGATGGGTCTATTTCCAGTGTTTGGAAGGAGGACGTGTCCTCCGAATATCCAAGCATGGTTTAAGGGGCAAAAGAAAGGTATCGTGGAAGGATACCCCCAGTCGCATCCCTCCTAATCTCCCCTGTGCGCGTTACGACTTTTGCACCATGGTCCATCCATGCTGCGGTGGCCCACCCAGCCCTAACCTAATGGTCGTTATATGCCCACTTTATGGTGTCAGCCGGAGTGTAAATTTGCACTCGTTAGAATGTCTCGACTGCCCGATCAACTCCCCGCTGTTCATTCCCATGGTCCCCGATTCCTGCAAAAGTCAATCAAATTAAGTTGCGTGTAATTTAGATAGATATTGCGATTCTATGATGAAACAGTTGGGCATATCAAGCACACCATGACATTGCTCAAGTGGACGATGCCATGTAGTATTGAACGGTTATAATAACCCTAAAAAAGTAAGGATGATCTAGATGGACAGGGAAAGGCTAGCTATAAATAGTAGATGAATTCAACGAGTAAATCTCATGCAAACCTAATATAATTCAAACATATCTTTCAACTATCATTTCAATTACTTGTCATTTACATTTTTTTAGTATAATTACTATACTTTTTTCCAaatcaattacatttcttaatgtaattttttattttccgtTCATTATTTACATTCTATAATATAATTCGTAGCATTAATTAAGTAATTGGTAAATTTAGCTGTAATTTGGAcctatgctcatacgctagattcaTTTCTTTACCCGAGAAGGTGATTTGCAGTTGTCATTTGCGACTGTCTGTAAGAATTActttctcatttctcttttatctgtattgaaaagtctgTTAGTAAGGCAAAGTTGTATCCCATTATCGGAGGACGAACCATATCCTCTTAATATCATCTGATCCCATTTACAAACTGAACAAGTAGCTAAATAACAGCTGATCTTATTCAATCTCGGTCATATATTGCGTATCTGTCTATATCAGTACTTGGGGTTACAGCTGTTTGATTTAAATTGAGACTCAAATTCAATTCTAAGACGCCCACACTTACAACATGACCAAATTGCCAAGAGCAGCACATGCAAATAGCCAACTAATGCAAAATACACCTTCCTTATGGATGGTACAAATTTCATATGGTAATCCATGCATTGTGATCTGTGAAGCTGCTCGATCACAATGTCCATAGGTAAAGACCTCGGCGGGATACAAGGAAATGGATCGACTACTCAccctaccactagccaatggctagtggtcggtactctgttggcccaccatgatgtgtgtgtttcatccatgttgtccacccattcttttatatcattttatgttatgagcccaaaaatgaagatgatccaattcccaagtggaccgcacgaTGTTGatttaacgcccaccattaaaaacttcttaagggccacaaatgttttggatcaagctgatatattatttttccatttatccaagtctatatgacctaatcaacaggttagatgtcaaataaccattacagtgggccctaggaggtttttaatggtggacattcaatcataaccgttttcccatggtgtgatccaccttagatttagatctacctcaattttgggatcaagccctaaaattatctttcaaaatggatggacggcctggataaaacacatacatcatggagggtcaAAATAGCattgaccactagccacctggctggtggcagcatcactagccaaactgctTCCCGGGATACAAAGTTAGGCATCCCAGCAACATCTCTTATatcttattttaaaagaaaataacaaaggTACTTGTACGTAGAactgggcatgtctgacccgatccaGTGGATCTAACCCAATCAGACCCAATCCGATTCGTTCCGAACCGAACTGACGACCTTGATCGATGTAGATTAAGTGGAGCCATCTAGATCCGATGGTTTTTCGAGTCGGGTTCGGATAGTGGTCTATCCGAACTGATCCGATCCGAAaatccgatccgaatggatccggactGATCTGGAGCcgatactatatatgattttttaCACTAAAAAATCAGTTTTACCCCTCTTTCTTACCCTACCTATCCGTTTACACCACTGAAGTCTCTCCTGCCTCCTCTCGAggcttcctctcttccttccctGAAGTCTTCATCAACGCCAGTATCATGTTCGGCTACGTATCCAACTATACTTTCTCTAAGGTCTCCTAACATCGAGGCTGCCGTCTGATGCTTGGTGTCGGTGCAATACCATCTGTCTTCCTAGCCGTCGGAGTTCTAGCCATGCCCGAATCTCCCCGTTGGCTGATTATGCAAGTTCgtcttgaagaagaagaagaagaagaaaggggcaGTTTATGTTGCTTAATCCGATCattgcccaatccgatctgactcagttttcctgaccaagtcggactcggatcAGTTCAGGCCAGCATTGGTTCGGATTGGTTCGAGTCAGATGACTCGGATTTAGTCTCGGATCGAATCgaattcgggtcaggccatgtagatttcggaccaagtcgagttggatccaatccgatccgactcgatccgatgcccagctctacttgtgCGTGGCTTTCAACCTTTTTTAGTTAAGCAAACGAATTTGGAAGCaaattggctggtctaccacacaccaccaatctagctggtgtcgtgcaaagacgagcttTAACCTTCTCAAGCTCTCatttgtaccaacggttcaaaggagatcaaagttacatgggcccaaaattgacgtatttatcatatctacaccgttcatcgaTTTGGGGAGATCATTCTTAGATCTTTCTccaaaaaatgagtaatttctcaagcttaagtggaccacaccataaatagcaggaCGATGATTCTCATTGATAAAACATCTGTAGggccagatgaagaggaaaagcaaatattatattaatccaaaatttatgtAACCCTcaggagggtttcaatggcaagtgttcaatccccaggtccacttgatttttggatgtcttattttttggctcaagccttaccaAGAGCTCATTAAGTAGATGGCCGGTTTAGATATAACgtatacctcatgataggactcacataactcggtgacgtcaacacaccaaccacatcggtggtgtgtagtacaccaggcAAATTGCTTCGGGTAGTTATTGTTCGTGAGCATACACTCATCCGAACACATGCCATacgatttattatatatatacataatcaAACCATCAAAATAGAGAAATAAGAGATAAGCTGTACACAGATTTAGATACCAGTTTGGCAGTAGGTTATTTCTGCGGGCCGCAACATGAGCCTTGTTATTTACTAAAACAACCCCACCCGAAATGGGATAACCCAGTCCACAAGATCCGAATTGCAAATCAAAACCTGACACCTGTGAATCTGAAAACCCAAAAGCATGCAACCCAGAACCATAGAACTCGGAATCTCTATCTGAAAGCAGAACCAAGAACCAAATCTTaaccttaaaaccctagaaccGAAACCCAAAGTTGACGAAGGACCTTCCCCAGACCACCAATCACAAACGAAGGGCTTAATTGACTTTATAGCATCAACAGTATTCTTAttggacgcgaatttcctgcgaaagccttcgcAGGAAGTTACTGCGCGAGGgtaatgggtggggcccaacaccaTGTTTTTAGAAAATCTACCCTGTTCATCCGTTTggcgatctcattttaggacaagtgaTAAATTTttaggtggatctaaaactcaagtgggccacacgagagagaaatttggggaaagaaatacttaccattgaaaccttcctgggatccaccttgatgtttatatgccatccaaaccgtttatagggtctttaccactgggatgaaatgaaagtatgaAAAATTTATCCTGAAGAAAAGCTTTATggccacaagaatgtttcaacggttctaactgaatATCCACTgattcctctcgtgtggcccacttgagttttgaatacacgtcatttttggtcaaaaatcttaaaatgagctcggcaaacggatgaacggggtagatgtCCCACAAACATGGCGATGGCCCCAAAAATTTATCCTGAAGAAAAGCTTTATggccacaagaatgtttcaacggttctaactgaatATCCACTGCTTGGACCTTCTCTCTAAATCAGAGGATGACACGTGGCTTCCCCTGCGTCAAAATGTCAATAAAACTTCAGGGTTAAGTACAGTTTGGGAGCAGTAATCGGATTACTGCTcctaacggacgcggatttcctgcaaaagtctttcgcgggaagttcctgcactggaaacttaggtggggcccaccatgatgtttgtgagaaatccactccgtccatctgttttgtgagatcattttagaaattgagaccaaaaatgaacctgatccaatactcaagtgggctgaaaacgtgaggattgaacgtccacaataGAAATATTCGcctggccacagaagttttgaatcaggctaatatttgtgatttcagttcatcccagcaggaatgacgttattaacggtatggatggcatgtaaacatcaccatcgaccctaggaaggtttcaacggtaggaatttccctaccaaCCAACCTTTTCCTtggcagcccacttgagtattggattctgattaatttttgtctcaaatcctaaaatgacctcacaaaatggatggacgggtagatttttcacaaacaaaacggtggaccccacctaggtttccaacgCTTTTGCTCCTAACCATCGCATGCGAATCCCAATACACCTATGTCAAGTACGGTACCAACTAGAGAGAGCCCCAACTAAGCAATATGCATGTTTGCACCAAAAATGGCTCTCGTCGGTTGGAGAGTTGTGATGACTGCATCTTAGGGTTTTTGTTAGCCATTAAACATAGTGTGTATCATTAGGCGTTGGGCATCAAGTATTTTATATGTTCAGGGTTATCATCATGGGAATGTCCATGAGAAGTAATAGCATTAAACATGTGTAAAACTAACGGAGCATTTGATAACCTCATAGTCAGGGAGGCGGTGAATGGAGGGTGGATTTTTCAGGTACAGgagatcaactatcttttccaCTAGTTGTCTTGCTTGCGGGCTTTCATTTGGACATAATAAGATATTATATTTGACCAGATTctccactaaccaattattacaatCTTATAGTTGATTAGATTTTATAAAAACATTTAGGATTGAGAACCCGAAGATCCTTAACCTTACGATGACTCGTGAGTTTGTGTTGCAGAGATTTTGAGTATGGAATTGCAGTTACAGAGATAGGTGTTATTGGTGAGGATATCACTATTGAGGCCACCGTAGTAGCCCCAGGAGTAGTACAAAAAGCACCCCTCTTACGACAACAACCACCCCCATAGAGGAAGAGCCTCTCGACTATAGGGACTTCAACTATTCACCAGTGGCCAACATCTTTATGTTGTTCAGAGCCAATTATTCACTCCTTCCTCATGACACACCACCTGTCTCGCCAATCAACATTCTACTACCCAACCCTCAAATCCTTCCCTACATTATGGAGGTTTCCTCATCAAGGGAAGTAGGAGTCTAAGCACCGATGATGCAGACAATAACAGAGGTGCTAATTTTTCCTCATAGTGTAGAAGTGGATCATGATGCATCAATCTTTCCACCAATCGTTGAGGAGACGATGATTGATGCAGAGCACGTTCAAAGCAACAGGGGTCATGGTTACACCCTCTCCTGCACCTAATACAGTAGCCCACGAAATCCATTTCTCGATAGAGCCTACCAGCGTGGCGACTCCCATAACATTTGACTCGAGCACTGGAGTTAGGGAGTCATCTTTAAACATTGCCAATATTGATGTGGAAATGACTGGTCCTTCATTCACCACTGTTGAGATGAGGGCTCCAGTTACATTAGTCCCTATAATAGCTCCCGCGGCAAGTATTTCTCTTTCAAATGTTTATATAGTATAGCATTTCTTTATAGATAACGCTTTCTTATTCTGTTTCCCTTACATTGTTATCATTTTTGTTTTTCTCGTAGTTATCCCATCTTTGAGCGGCTCGACAAGCTCCAATTCTTTAACCACAATATCAGATCTTCTTTCTTTTGAAAAGATCCCTCCATATAAGCTTATTTTGGTCAGGAATGCCTTGCCTGCTGTTCCATGCATGTTTCAGGATCAAGAACAATGACCTTATCTCAGCGATGCCCTGGAAAATTTGGACAATTCTGCAAGGTTGGCTAAGATTAATATCCCATCGCTGCTTGATTCTTTGATTCATTTTTGTGCTTTGCTACAACAACTTGAATCGGCATACAATATCGTCAATGCactagaagtacttcatcatcaGAAGGAATTACTATTTCTTAAAGACAAGATCTTTATAACTTCAGCTATCATCTATGGCTATGACAAGGAGTGTAATTCTCTTCAAGAACAAATGAAGGCTTCTAAGCAGACTTTGGTATCCATTAATGAGCAAATAGCCAATATTGAGGTTCAGAAGCAAGCAGAGGAGCTGAAGGTGAGCACGAGCAAGGCCGATATCGCAGAGAACACTAATATTGTAGAACTCGAGAAATTAGAACTTTCAAAAGATAAAGTGATCGTTGTTTCCTTAGAGCAGGAGTTGACTGGTGCTCTTGACCAAGCCAAGCTTATTATTGAAGTCGAGCACAATATTGTCATGGCCTAAGTTCAGTTCAAACAATATTCTTAGAAGTTTATTCTTGCTTCGGACATTTCTGAACAATTGTAATGTCTTAATGATCATCCTGTATCgacatttccatatatatatatatatatatatatatatatatatatataaagttttggcATTATTTTGGAATATTCTTTTGAATATAAATGATATGGATTATTCGCACAACCCAGTATACAACCGTGGGTATTTATATATTGATAATTTATGTCTTAATTGCATGTTCTTATTAACTAAGAGATATAATATGATGAACATATATTTATGAATAATGACTTTCCTTTTCATCAGTTCATGCTTCAATTTCATATTCCATATGTTTTCATAACTAAAGGCATAGTATGGCAATAATATAATCCGTGCTTGTTAGCATGCACTACTCAATATTCTCTTGAGTATTTGGAGCAaccatagtttaagctcttgagtatttTGAGAACTACAATTTTTTAGGCTCTCGAGTATTTGGAGCAAGTAGGGTTTATGCAAaatggtctctataactcttatgagttcactgaacCACTACAGCCTTGGGAGTCCACACATCGCGATCCATCAGAGGTGCCTATGGAAGCTACCAGGGTGGTGAACTCAATAGAATTTACGCACAAGGTTGGCCTCAGTAACTCTGTAGAACTCACGGGGCTCACATGGCTACCTGTGTGGGTAACAGATCCAAGGTCGCTAGTCCATCAATGATGGGGGAGCTCATATAGAGGTTGACCCTTTCCCATGAGTTTCTAATGAAATCAAGTTAGGATCGTGGGGgcccttatgcatggttggcatATATATGGATgaaccaaagagctcacactatgGCCCTATTTTTCTTCACCTGTATGACCCGAATCCATTCATAGAGGGGCATGTTCTCTCACTCATCCCCATGGTGCTATCAAAGAGAGATACAGGCAGCATGGGTCTTACGTgtggttggccttcatgggctttttaaggccactagTGCTCTCTGTTGCCCACATGGATCTAAGCATATGgttggccttcacgggctttttctGGCGCTTAATGTTGCCCACATAATGTTTGGCGAATCAACGTGATATAATATAGGTCTTATACGTGGTTGACCTTAATGGACTTTTAACTGCTAGCTCTTACCACCACCTTGCATGATGAATCATCGATAtaatataggtcttatgcatggttggccttcatgggcttttagCCACTAGCTCTCACCGTCGCCTTGCATGATGAATCATTTACAtaatataggtcttatgcatggttggtctTCATGAGCTTTTAACCACTGGCTCTCACCGCCGGCTTACATGATGAATCACCAATAtaatataggtcttatgcgtggttggccttTATGGGATTTTAGCCGTTGGATTTCACCATTGCCTTATATAGTATAAAATGAATTAGTGGCACAATCAATCAATGATAATCAGCAATAATATCTATTTGGTGATAATTGGTGATAATATCAATATGGCGATAATTATAATAGTATTTGTTGATGCTGTTTTCTGGTTAACCCTTCTTGGACCCTTGAATACCTGCACAAAGAATGAAACAAGGAAGACCCTAGctagtgcaggggaccctccgatgtcaaaGTCAGGAATCTGGGTCTTTGTAAAAATGGTTTAACGTAAAGGGTTATGTGAGCGTACCTTTCACCACTAGAGGTGCATCTATTTATAGCTGGAGGGAAGTAGTAACATAGAGAGAACTTCCCTATTTAGTAAGTGCGTGTTGTAAAAGCATTAGGACTCCTAATGCATGGCAGATCTCTTGGGATCCTCAACAGAGATCTCGGAATCCCGAACTGATCACGAGTTATTTTTCACGATCTTTAGAGGAAATATCAGACATGTCTTCCTTCATATTAGGTCGGTCTTGATCTGGAGACTGGGGTGTAGTTGTCTGAGCTTCGATTAAGGTTGGCCAGTGGAAGTTACAATGCCGACCGAGTTATAAGAAGGTCGGCATTATCTGCTAATTAAACTGATCAAAGGTCCTTGTGATGTTCTTGTGATCTCCAGTTCTTGTAACCCTTGAGTTTCATCATTGTCTTCCCCAGAGAATTCATTCTGGGTTTGTAACGCCCCGAGTTTTCagaacctgagtatatgactcgttttctaaaaaatctaagtgttaacctttaaagatagtcaaattccatgtatatatatatatatatatatatatatatatatatatatatttcctttttctttcagagttagtaGTTTAGCGGAAGgggaacaaatcaagcataaaggaaattGTATATACATTCAAATTATAAGAGTGGTTgcccaaaatgacttatacaaaccaatgtctctatgttaacaaatataagaattacaagatttaacacatgagaaataataaaatgcatataaacttgagctgCAAGATCGCACAGCTTCTCTTGGCAAATACAGTCATGTGTCCTTGACAATCATATCCTACTTATTAATCTGAttataaatatcatttaaatcacctgcgctacctgtacggttatatattcgatgaatgactggccagctcagtatgaattcctcttaagattacacaccaccgcattagttaagcatagttttaaACAATAAGACATACAAAACATTTCATGATGCAATAttgtttaagtgcatggatgcatgaatgcgcatccactggggatgcacatccagttggccaAGCGattggacctttcaaacagtcagtctattcatgcaagagaatgggcctttcaaacagtcagatCATTCAACTTGTAaagtagtgggcctttcaaacaatcggctcacttagacatgaatgggtctttcaaacagtcagtccattcaggcaagagaatgggtctttcaaacagtcgactcattcaacttgcaaatgAACGAGTCTTTTAAAGTCGACCCACACTtaagtaagatagtgggcctttcaaacagttggctcaCTTAAACAAGAAtgagcctttcaaatagtcggctcattcaagcatgaggatgggcctttcaaacaatcgACTCATCCCTAgtaagagaatggacctttcaaatagtcagtccATTTAGAATGCAAGTGCCATGAATGCATAATTAACccatccattattattccaatttgcaAGTAGTCAATTTAGAAAAGCTTAAAGGACACTATAGGGGGCTCGTCACcaagcataggctgacagctcaggcatagtgtctcattctaccatccccagctcatgagactccatcattaggatgtttaatgacatCGGCCTCCTCAACCAGTGGCCAATCATAGCCTATCAAGTGGGACTTGTCATCGCATGGTCACacaaaataatccatcaagccgCCTAAAGCAAGTATGTAATAATGAGGGCCGCAAGAGGCAAATATCAAGTAAGAAAAAGGCCACATAGGCACAACAATCCATGCATGGTAAGCCAACATCAATATTTCATttcatccatcaatcaaagtagcCACTAGGtgagggtccattataatcacaatcagttaagttacatcccaagtctgggTGTACATATAGAAGTGGGGTTTTCCACTGATAGATGTAGCGTTCAAGTTCTTCAAGCAATCCATAAACAATCCATAATCATGAAAGATACACAAGTACAACATATGGATATTCATACGAACTAAGTGTTGAGCATATGATTGATGATCAAATTCAATATCTAACACAAGCTATCATGATTTAGAGATAACAATTATCAGCTAGAATTAAAATAAgaactatcacttaaactaataggaaagtggaaagctcaagggaaagaaatcatcaccttatgttttgaatcGCCTACAATGTCACTAGGAAGTGTTCACAACCTTAGACTCGACGAGGACAACTAAATCCACTGAACTTGGTTAGACTCGCTATAAGCCAGCAGGTCAATGACTTGAC
Coding sequences:
- the LOC131258313 gene encoding calmodulin-like protein 3 encodes the protein MMMLVLLSVLFICGLLNSLFYFSPSKLFAWLLSLFPKSPPLPPVGLTKKIDRAELEMVFATFDHNGNGFITKQELEESLEKLGLFTGDKQVAAMIEQFDSNGDGLIDLHEFCELYESMMGKQGEEEKEGKDDYLKEAFDVFDENGDGLITVEELALVLTSLGLKQGMGMEECRKMISKVDMDGDGMVNFKEFKRMMASGSLIPVS